A stretch of the Helicoverpa armigera isolate CAAS_96S chromosome 5, ASM3070526v1, whole genome shotgun sequence genome encodes the following:
- the LOC110371661 gene encoding carboxylic ester hydrolase isoform X25 — protein MWWRTCVVLVCVTAVLADEEWRQVNTAQGPVRGQKHPSGHLYAFYNVPYATAPKGIHKFKAPLSPPVRTEPFDAVNKNVVCPQYIDMDSKMPGRHLEQSEDCLIANIFVPDTNENNLPVLVYVHGGAFILGFGDMMRATQLMKSKDFIMVTFNYRVGIHGFLCLGTEDVPGNAGMKDQVALLRWVKDNIANFGGDPNKVTLAGYSAGSTSVDLLMLSKAAKGLFHRVIPESGANLAAFGMQRNPLEVAKSHAKTLQFTNVEDISALEQFYKTASMELLTADSFLFRPDSTFLFGPCVERDTEGAFLTESPLTILKNGDFEKLPMLYGFANMEGLFRIDMFNVWKDKMNSKFAEFLPADLKFETDGAREEVIELIKKFYFGGQPVSNDNILRYVDYFSDVPFVYPTLRSAKLQVEAGNDQVYLYEYSFVDENDNVVPHTNVRGADHVAQTVALMDGEDESLEPQAYQNMRKIIREIWHNFIITGTPVPADSSLPAWPPARADRSPHMRLLEKPVLQGVLLGERAQFWDDIYEKYYLDAVPPAARGEGDGGNGGEGDGGNGGEGDGGEGDGGEGDGGEGDGGEGDGGDGDGGDGGEGDGGDGGEGDGGNDSGDNTDSGSGDDNGSGDDEDDTDAADSAGHRDLIGSKLMILTVVLYFSKLLLNTN, from the exons ATGTGGTGGCGCACGTGTGTGGTGCTGGTCTGCGTGACAGCAGTTCTGGCTGACGAGGAGTGGCGGCAAGTGAACACTGCGCAGGGGCCCGTGCGCGGACAGAAGCACCCCAGCGGACATCTGTACGCGTTCTACAATGTACCCTACGCCACTGCGCCTAAGGGCATACATAAATTCAAG GCACCTCTATCGCCACCAGTACGAACAGAGCCATTCGATGCCGTCAACAAAAATGTGGTATGTCCACAGTATATAGACATGGATTCCAAGATGCCAGGACGTCATTTAGAGCAGTCAGAAGATTGTCTTATTGCTAACATATTCGTTCCCGACACAAATGAAAACAATCTTCCAGTTCTCGTTTATGTACATGGTGGGGCGTTCATTCTGGGCTTCGGTGATATGATGAGAGCAACACAATTAATGAAGTCTAAAGATTTCATCATGGTGACATTTAACTATCGTGTCGGCATTCACGGGTTTCTTTGTTTGGGCACTGAGGACGTACCAGGCAATGCGGGCATGAAGGATCAAGTGGCGCTGTTGCGCTGGGTGAAGGACAACATCGCTAACTTCGGTGGTGACCCTAATAAAGTAACCCTTGCAGGGTACAGTGCAGGTTCCACATCCGTGGATTTATTGATGCTCTCAAAGGCTGCAAAAGGTCTATTTCACCGTGTCATTCCTGAGAGTGGTGCAAACCTTGCAGCATTTGGAATGCAGAGGAATCCTTTAGAGGTCGCCAAAAGTCATGCCAAGACTCTACAGTTCACAAATGTTGAAGATATTTCTGCCCTGGAGCAGTTCTACAAGACAGCGTCGATGGAGCTGTTGACTGCAGACTCATTCCTTTTTAGACCTGattcaacatttttgtttggGCCATGTGTGGAACGTGATACAGAAGGAGCATTTCTAACGGAATCTCCTCTGACCATACTAAAGAACGGCGATTTTGAAAAGTTACCAATGCTATATGGTTTCGCGAACATGGAAGGTCTTTTCCGTATTGACATGTTTAACGTTTGGAAAGACAAGATGAATTCTAAGTTTGCTGAGTTTTTGCCAGCTGATTTAAAGTTTGAAACTGATGGAGCCAGAGAGGAGGTGATCGAATTAATAAAGAAGTTCTACTTTGGTGGGCAGCCTGTCAGCAATGACAATATTCTGAGATACGTGGACTATTTTTCGGATGTTCCATTTGTTTATCCTACGCTACGGTCTGCAAAGTTGCAAGTGGAGGCTGGTAACGATCAAGTATATCTGTATGAATACTCATTCGTAGATGAGAACGACAATGTAGTACCACACACTAACGTGCGAGGTGCTGACCACGTCGCTCAGACGGTGGCTCTAATGGATGGTGAAGATGAAAGTCTCGAACCGCAGGCATATCAGAATATGAGGAAGATAATCCGTGAAATATGGCACAACTTTATCATAACTGG AACACCCGTGCCAGCAGACTCGTCGCTGCCTGCGTGGCCTCCAGCACGCGCCGACAGGTCGCCGCACATGCGGCTTCTTGAGAAACCGGTGCTACAAGGGGTGCTGCTAGGAGAACGCGCTCAGTTTTGGGACGATATTTACGAAAAATACTACCTTGATGCAGTACCACCCGCGGCAC GCGGCGAGGGTGACGGGGGCAACGGTGGCGAGGGCGACGGTGGCAACGGCGGCGAGGGTGACGGTGGCGAAGGCGACGGTGGCGAAG GCGACGGTGGCGAAGG CGACGGTGGCGAAGGTGACGGTGGCGACG GCGACGGTGGCGACGGTGGCGAAGGTGACGGTGGCGACGGTGGCGAAGGCGACGGTGGCAACGACAGTGGCGACAACACCGACAGCGGCAGCGGTGACGACAACGGCAGCGGTGACGATGAAGACGATACCGACGCCGCCGATAGTGCGGGACACCGCGATCTAATTGGCTCTAAATTAATGATCCTAACTGTTGTGTTGTATTTTTCAAAGCTTTTATTAAATACGAATTAG
- the LOC110371661 gene encoding carboxylic ester hydrolase isoform X17, with protein MWWRTCVVLVCVTAVLADEEWRQVNTAQGPVRGQKHPSGHLYAFYNVPYATAPKGIHKFKAPLSPPVRTEPFDAVNKNVVCPQYIDMDSKMPGRHLEQSEDCLIANIFVPDTNENNLPVLVYVHGGAFILGFGDMMRATQLMKSKDFIMVTFNYRVGIHGFLCLGTEDVPGNAGMKDQVALLRWVKDNIANFGGDPNKVTLAGYSAGSTSVDLLMLSKAAKGLFHRVIPESGANLAAFGMQRNPLEVAKSHAKTLQFTNVEDISALEQFYKTASMELLTADSFLFRPDSTFLFGPCVERDTEGAFLTESPLTILKNGDFEKLPMLYGFANMEGLFRIDMFNVWKDKMNSKFAEFLPADLKFETDGAREEVIELIKKFYFGGQPVSNDNILRYVDYFSDVPFVYPTLRSAKLQVEAGNDQVYLYEYSFVDENDNVVPHTNVRGADHVAQTVALMDGEDESLEPQAYQNMRKIIREIWHNFIITGTPVPADSSLPAWPPARADRSPHMRLLEKPVLQGVLLGERAQFWDDIYEKYYLDAVPPAAPNTGNDNDNDGGNGGEGDGGNGGEGDGGNGGEGDGGNGGEGDGGNGGEGDGGNGGEGDGGNGGEGDGGEGDGGEGDGGEGDGGEGDGGEGDGDGGDGGEGDGGNDSGDNTDSGSGDDNGSGDDEDDTDAADSAGHRDLIGSKLMILTVVLYFSKLLLNTN; from the exons ATGTGGTGGCGCACGTGTGTGGTGCTGGTCTGCGTGACAGCAGTTCTGGCTGACGAGGAGTGGCGGCAAGTGAACACTGCGCAGGGGCCCGTGCGCGGACAGAAGCACCCCAGCGGACATCTGTACGCGTTCTACAATGTACCCTACGCCACTGCGCCTAAGGGCATACATAAATTCAAG GCACCTCTATCGCCACCAGTACGAACAGAGCCATTCGATGCCGTCAACAAAAATGTGGTATGTCCACAGTATATAGACATGGATTCCAAGATGCCAGGACGTCATTTAGAGCAGTCAGAAGATTGTCTTATTGCTAACATATTCGTTCCCGACACAAATGAAAACAATCTTCCAGTTCTCGTTTATGTACATGGTGGGGCGTTCATTCTGGGCTTCGGTGATATGATGAGAGCAACACAATTAATGAAGTCTAAAGATTTCATCATGGTGACATTTAACTATCGTGTCGGCATTCACGGGTTTCTTTGTTTGGGCACTGAGGACGTACCAGGCAATGCGGGCATGAAGGATCAAGTGGCGCTGTTGCGCTGGGTGAAGGACAACATCGCTAACTTCGGTGGTGACCCTAATAAAGTAACCCTTGCAGGGTACAGTGCAGGTTCCACATCCGTGGATTTATTGATGCTCTCAAAGGCTGCAAAAGGTCTATTTCACCGTGTCATTCCTGAGAGTGGTGCAAACCTTGCAGCATTTGGAATGCAGAGGAATCCTTTAGAGGTCGCCAAAAGTCATGCCAAGACTCTACAGTTCACAAATGTTGAAGATATTTCTGCCCTGGAGCAGTTCTACAAGACAGCGTCGATGGAGCTGTTGACTGCAGACTCATTCCTTTTTAGACCTGattcaacatttttgtttggGCCATGTGTGGAACGTGATACAGAAGGAGCATTTCTAACGGAATCTCCTCTGACCATACTAAAGAACGGCGATTTTGAAAAGTTACCAATGCTATATGGTTTCGCGAACATGGAAGGTCTTTTCCGTATTGACATGTTTAACGTTTGGAAAGACAAGATGAATTCTAAGTTTGCTGAGTTTTTGCCAGCTGATTTAAAGTTTGAAACTGATGGAGCCAGAGAGGAGGTGATCGAATTAATAAAGAAGTTCTACTTTGGTGGGCAGCCTGTCAGCAATGACAATATTCTGAGATACGTGGACTATTTTTCGGATGTTCCATTTGTTTATCCTACGCTACGGTCTGCAAAGTTGCAAGTGGAGGCTGGTAACGATCAAGTATATCTGTATGAATACTCATTCGTAGATGAGAACGACAATGTAGTACCACACACTAACGTGCGAGGTGCTGACCACGTCGCTCAGACGGTGGCTCTAATGGATGGTGAAGATGAAAGTCTCGAACCGCAGGCATATCAGAATATGAGGAAGATAATCCGTGAAATATGGCACAACTTTATCATAACTGG AACACCCGTGCCAGCAGACTCGTCGCTGCCTGCGTGGCCTCCAGCACGCGCCGACAGGTCGCCGCACATGCGGCTTCTTGAGAAACCGGTGCTACAAGGGGTGCTGCTAGGAGAACGCGCTCAGTTTTGGGACGATATTTACGAAAAATACTACCTTGATGCAGTACCACCCGCGGCACCAAATACTGGCAATGACAACGACAACGACGGTGGCAACGGAGGCGAGGGTGACGGTGGCAATGGCGGTGAGGGTGACGGGGGCAACGGTGGCGAGGGTGACGGTGGCAATGGCGGCGAGGGCGACGGTGGCAATGGCGGCGAGGGTGACGGGGGCAACGGTGGCGAGGGCGACGGTGGCAACGGCGGCGAGGGTGACGGTGGCGAAGGCGACGGTGGCGAAGGTGACGGTGGCGAAGGCGACGGTGGCGAAG GCGACGGTGGCGAAGGCGACG GTGACGGTGGCGACGGTGGCGAAGGCGACGGTGGCAACGACAGTGGCGACAACACCGACAGCGGCAGCGGTGACGACAACGGCAGCGGTGACGATGAAGACGATACCGACGCCGCCGATAGTGCGGGACACCGCGATCTAATTGGCTCTAAATTAATGATCCTAACTGTTGTGTTGTATTTTTCAAAGCTTTTATTAAATACGAATTAG
- the LOC110371661 gene encoding carboxylic ester hydrolase isoform X10, producing MWWRTCVVLVCVTAVLADEEWRQVNTAQGPVRGQKHPSGHLYAFYNVPYATAPKGIHKFKAPLSPPVRTEPFDAVNKNVVCPQYIDMDSKMPGRHLEQSEDCLIANIFVPDTNENNLPVLVYVHGGAFILGFGDMMRATQLMKSKDFIMVTFNYRVGIHGFLCLGTEDVPGNAGMKDQVALLRWVKDNIANFGGDPNKVTLAGYSAGSTSVDLLMLSKAAKGLFHRVIPESGANLAAFGMQRNPLEVAKSHAKTLQFTNVEDISALEQFYKTASMELLTADSFLFRPDSTFLFGPCVERDTEGAFLTESPLTILKNGDFEKLPMLYGFANMEGLFRIDMFNVWKDKMNSKFAEFLPADLKFETDGAREEVIELIKKFYFGGQPVSNDNILRYVDYFSDVPFVYPTLRSAKLQVEAGNDQVYLYEYSFVDENDNVVPHTNVRGADHVAQTVALMDGEDESLEPQAYQNMRKIIREIWHNFIITGTPVPADSSLPAWPPARADRSPHMRLLEKPVLQGVLLGERAQFWDDIYEKYYLDAVPPAAPNTGNDNDNDGGNGGEGDGGNGGEGDGGNGGEGDGGNGGEGDGGNGGEGDGGNGGEGDGGNGGEGDGGEGDGGEGDGGEGDGGEGDGGDGGEGDGGEGDGGEGDGDGGDGGEGDGGNDSGDNTDSGSGDDNGSGDDEDDTDAADSAGHRDLIGSKLMILTVVLYFSKLLLNTN from the exons ATGTGGTGGCGCACGTGTGTGGTGCTGGTCTGCGTGACAGCAGTTCTGGCTGACGAGGAGTGGCGGCAAGTGAACACTGCGCAGGGGCCCGTGCGCGGACAGAAGCACCCCAGCGGACATCTGTACGCGTTCTACAATGTACCCTACGCCACTGCGCCTAAGGGCATACATAAATTCAAG GCACCTCTATCGCCACCAGTACGAACAGAGCCATTCGATGCCGTCAACAAAAATGTGGTATGTCCACAGTATATAGACATGGATTCCAAGATGCCAGGACGTCATTTAGAGCAGTCAGAAGATTGTCTTATTGCTAACATATTCGTTCCCGACACAAATGAAAACAATCTTCCAGTTCTCGTTTATGTACATGGTGGGGCGTTCATTCTGGGCTTCGGTGATATGATGAGAGCAACACAATTAATGAAGTCTAAAGATTTCATCATGGTGACATTTAACTATCGTGTCGGCATTCACGGGTTTCTTTGTTTGGGCACTGAGGACGTACCAGGCAATGCGGGCATGAAGGATCAAGTGGCGCTGTTGCGCTGGGTGAAGGACAACATCGCTAACTTCGGTGGTGACCCTAATAAAGTAACCCTTGCAGGGTACAGTGCAGGTTCCACATCCGTGGATTTATTGATGCTCTCAAAGGCTGCAAAAGGTCTATTTCACCGTGTCATTCCTGAGAGTGGTGCAAACCTTGCAGCATTTGGAATGCAGAGGAATCCTTTAGAGGTCGCCAAAAGTCATGCCAAGACTCTACAGTTCACAAATGTTGAAGATATTTCTGCCCTGGAGCAGTTCTACAAGACAGCGTCGATGGAGCTGTTGACTGCAGACTCATTCCTTTTTAGACCTGattcaacatttttgtttggGCCATGTGTGGAACGTGATACAGAAGGAGCATTTCTAACGGAATCTCCTCTGACCATACTAAAGAACGGCGATTTTGAAAAGTTACCAATGCTATATGGTTTCGCGAACATGGAAGGTCTTTTCCGTATTGACATGTTTAACGTTTGGAAAGACAAGATGAATTCTAAGTTTGCTGAGTTTTTGCCAGCTGATTTAAAGTTTGAAACTGATGGAGCCAGAGAGGAGGTGATCGAATTAATAAAGAAGTTCTACTTTGGTGGGCAGCCTGTCAGCAATGACAATATTCTGAGATACGTGGACTATTTTTCGGATGTTCCATTTGTTTATCCTACGCTACGGTCTGCAAAGTTGCAAGTGGAGGCTGGTAACGATCAAGTATATCTGTATGAATACTCATTCGTAGATGAGAACGACAATGTAGTACCACACACTAACGTGCGAGGTGCTGACCACGTCGCTCAGACGGTGGCTCTAATGGATGGTGAAGATGAAAGTCTCGAACCGCAGGCATATCAGAATATGAGGAAGATAATCCGTGAAATATGGCACAACTTTATCATAACTGG AACACCCGTGCCAGCAGACTCGTCGCTGCCTGCGTGGCCTCCAGCACGCGCCGACAGGTCGCCGCACATGCGGCTTCTTGAGAAACCGGTGCTACAAGGGGTGCTGCTAGGAGAACGCGCTCAGTTTTGGGACGATATTTACGAAAAATACTACCTTGATGCAGTACCACCCGCGGCACCAAATACTGGCAATGACAACGACAACGACGGTGGCAACGGAGGCGAGGGTGACGGTGGCAATGGCGGTGAGGGTGACGGGGGCAACGGTGGCGAGGGTGACGGTGGCAATGGCGGCGAGGGCGACGGTGGCAATGGCGGCGAGGGTGACGGGGGCAACGGTGGCGAGGGCGACGGTGGCAACGGCGGCGAGGGTGACGGTGGCGAAGGCGACGGTGGCGAAGGTGACGGTGGCGAAGGCGACGGTGGCGAAGGTGACGGTGGCGACGGTGGCGAAGGCGACGGTGGCGAAG GCGACGGTGGCGAAGGCGACG GTGACGGTGGCGACGGTGGCGAAGGCGACGGTGGCAACGACAGTGGCGACAACACCGACAGCGGCAGCGGTGACGACAACGGCAGCGGTGACGATGAAGACGATACCGACGCCGCCGATAGTGCGGGACACCGCGATCTAATTGGCTCTAAATTAATGATCCTAACTGTTGTGTTGTATTTTTCAAAGCTTTTATTAAATACGAATTAG
- the LOC110371661 gene encoding carboxylic ester hydrolase isoform X7, translating to MWWRTCVVLVCVTAVLADEEWRQVNTAQGPVRGQKHPSGHLYAFYNVPYATAPKGIHKFKAPLSPPVRTEPFDAVNKNVVCPQYIDMDSKMPGRHLEQSEDCLIANIFVPDTNENNLPVLVYVHGGAFILGFGDMMRATQLMKSKDFIMVTFNYRVGIHGFLCLGTEDVPGNAGMKDQVALLRWVKDNIANFGGDPNKVTLAGYSAGSTSVDLLMLSKAAKGLFHRVIPESGANLAAFGMQRNPLEVAKSHAKTLQFTNVEDISALEQFYKTASMELLTADSFLFRPDSTFLFGPCVERDTEGAFLTESPLTILKNGDFEKLPMLYGFANMEGLFRIDMFNVWKDKMNSKFAEFLPADLKFETDGAREEVIELIKKFYFGGQPVSNDNILRYVDYFSDVPFVYPTLRSAKLQVEAGNDQVYLYEYSFVDENDNVVPHTNVRGADHVAQTVALMDGEDESLEPQAYQNMRKIIREIWHNFIITGTPVPADSSLPAWPPARADRSPHMRLLEKPVLQGVLLGERAQFWDDIYEKYYLDAVPPAAPNTGNDNDNDGGNGGEGDGGNGGEGDGGNGGEGDGGNGGEGDGGNGGEGDGGNGGEGDGGNGGEGDGGEGDGGEGDGGEGDGGEGDGGDGDGGEGDGGEGDGGDGGEGDGGDGGEGDGGNDSGDNTDSGSGDDNGSGDDEDDTDAADSAGHRDLIGSKLMILTVVLYFSKLLLNTN from the exons ATGTGGTGGCGCACGTGTGTGGTGCTGGTCTGCGTGACAGCAGTTCTGGCTGACGAGGAGTGGCGGCAAGTGAACACTGCGCAGGGGCCCGTGCGCGGACAGAAGCACCCCAGCGGACATCTGTACGCGTTCTACAATGTACCCTACGCCACTGCGCCTAAGGGCATACATAAATTCAAG GCACCTCTATCGCCACCAGTACGAACAGAGCCATTCGATGCCGTCAACAAAAATGTGGTATGTCCACAGTATATAGACATGGATTCCAAGATGCCAGGACGTCATTTAGAGCAGTCAGAAGATTGTCTTATTGCTAACATATTCGTTCCCGACACAAATGAAAACAATCTTCCAGTTCTCGTTTATGTACATGGTGGGGCGTTCATTCTGGGCTTCGGTGATATGATGAGAGCAACACAATTAATGAAGTCTAAAGATTTCATCATGGTGACATTTAACTATCGTGTCGGCATTCACGGGTTTCTTTGTTTGGGCACTGAGGACGTACCAGGCAATGCGGGCATGAAGGATCAAGTGGCGCTGTTGCGCTGGGTGAAGGACAACATCGCTAACTTCGGTGGTGACCCTAATAAAGTAACCCTTGCAGGGTACAGTGCAGGTTCCACATCCGTGGATTTATTGATGCTCTCAAAGGCTGCAAAAGGTCTATTTCACCGTGTCATTCCTGAGAGTGGTGCAAACCTTGCAGCATTTGGAATGCAGAGGAATCCTTTAGAGGTCGCCAAAAGTCATGCCAAGACTCTACAGTTCACAAATGTTGAAGATATTTCTGCCCTGGAGCAGTTCTACAAGACAGCGTCGATGGAGCTGTTGACTGCAGACTCATTCCTTTTTAGACCTGattcaacatttttgtttggGCCATGTGTGGAACGTGATACAGAAGGAGCATTTCTAACGGAATCTCCTCTGACCATACTAAAGAACGGCGATTTTGAAAAGTTACCAATGCTATATGGTTTCGCGAACATGGAAGGTCTTTTCCGTATTGACATGTTTAACGTTTGGAAAGACAAGATGAATTCTAAGTTTGCTGAGTTTTTGCCAGCTGATTTAAAGTTTGAAACTGATGGAGCCAGAGAGGAGGTGATCGAATTAATAAAGAAGTTCTACTTTGGTGGGCAGCCTGTCAGCAATGACAATATTCTGAGATACGTGGACTATTTTTCGGATGTTCCATTTGTTTATCCTACGCTACGGTCTGCAAAGTTGCAAGTGGAGGCTGGTAACGATCAAGTATATCTGTATGAATACTCATTCGTAGATGAGAACGACAATGTAGTACCACACACTAACGTGCGAGGTGCTGACCACGTCGCTCAGACGGTGGCTCTAATGGATGGTGAAGATGAAAGTCTCGAACCGCAGGCATATCAGAATATGAGGAAGATAATCCGTGAAATATGGCACAACTTTATCATAACTGG AACACCCGTGCCAGCAGACTCGTCGCTGCCTGCGTGGCCTCCAGCACGCGCCGACAGGTCGCCGCACATGCGGCTTCTTGAGAAACCGGTGCTACAAGGGGTGCTGCTAGGAGAACGCGCTCAGTTTTGGGACGATATTTACGAAAAATACTACCTTGATGCAGTACCACCCGCGGCACCAAATACTGGCAATGACAACGACAACGACGGTGGCAACGGAGGCGAGGGTGACGGTGGCAATGGCGGTGAGGGTGACGGGGGCAACGGTGGCGAGGGTGACGGTGGCAATGGCGGCGAGGGCGACGGTGGCAATGGCGGCGAGGGTGACGGGGGCAACGGTGGCGAGGGCGACGGTGGCAACGGCGGCGAGGGTGACGGTGGCGAAGGCGACGGTGGCGAAGGTGACGGTGGCGAAGGCGACGGTGGCGAAGGTGACGGTGGCGACG GCGACGGTGGCGAAGGCGACG GCGGCGAAGGCGACGGTGGCGACGGTGGCGAAGGTGACGGTGGCGACGGTGGCGAAGGCGACGGTGGCAACGACAGTGGCGACAACACCGACAGCGGCAGCGGTGACGACAACGGCAGCGGTGACGATGAAGACGATACCGACGCCGCCGATAGTGCGGGACACCGCGATCTAATTGGCTCTAAATTAATGATCCTAACTGTTGTGTTGTATTTTTCAAAGCTTTTATTAAATACGAATTAG
- the LOC110371661 gene encoding carboxylic ester hydrolase isoform X2 — protein sequence MWWRTCVVLVCVTAVLADEEWRQVNTAQGPVRGQKHPSGHLYAFYNVPYATAPKGIHKFKAPLSPPVRTEPFDAVNKNVVCPQYIDMDSKMPGRHLEQSEDCLIANIFVPDTNENNLPVLVYVHGGAFILGFGDMMRATQLMKSKDFIMVTFNYRVGIHGFLCLGTEDVPGNAGMKDQVALLRWVKDNIANFGGDPNKVTLAGYSAGSTSVDLLMLSKAAKGLFHRVIPESGANLAAFGMQRNPLEVAKSHAKTLQFTNVEDISALEQFYKTASMELLTADSFLFRPDSTFLFGPCVERDTEGAFLTESPLTILKNGDFEKLPMLYGFANMEGLFRIDMFNVWKDKMNSKFAEFLPADLKFETDGAREEVIELIKKFYFGGQPVSNDNILRYVDYFSDVPFVYPTLRSAKLQVEAGNDQVYLYEYSFVDENDNVVPHTNVRGADHVAQTVALMDGEDESLEPQAYQNMRKIIREIWHNFIITGTPVPADSSLPAWPPARADRSPHMRLLEKPVLQGVLLGERAQFWDDIYEKYYLDAVPPAAPNTGNDNDNDGGNGGEGDGGNGGEGDGGNGGEGDGGNGGEGDGGNGGEGDGGNGGEGDGGNGGEGDGGEGDGGEGDGGEGDGGEGDGGDGGEGDGGEGDGGEGDGGEGDGGDGGEGDGGDGGEGDGGNDSGDNTDSGSGDDNGSGDDEDDTDAADSAGHRDLIGSKLMILTVVLYFSKLLLNTN from the exons ATGTGGTGGCGCACGTGTGTGGTGCTGGTCTGCGTGACAGCAGTTCTGGCTGACGAGGAGTGGCGGCAAGTGAACACTGCGCAGGGGCCCGTGCGCGGACAGAAGCACCCCAGCGGACATCTGTACGCGTTCTACAATGTACCCTACGCCACTGCGCCTAAGGGCATACATAAATTCAAG GCACCTCTATCGCCACCAGTACGAACAGAGCCATTCGATGCCGTCAACAAAAATGTGGTATGTCCACAGTATATAGACATGGATTCCAAGATGCCAGGACGTCATTTAGAGCAGTCAGAAGATTGTCTTATTGCTAACATATTCGTTCCCGACACAAATGAAAACAATCTTCCAGTTCTCGTTTATGTACATGGTGGGGCGTTCATTCTGGGCTTCGGTGATATGATGAGAGCAACACAATTAATGAAGTCTAAAGATTTCATCATGGTGACATTTAACTATCGTGTCGGCATTCACGGGTTTCTTTGTTTGGGCACTGAGGACGTACCAGGCAATGCGGGCATGAAGGATCAAGTGGCGCTGTTGCGCTGGGTGAAGGACAACATCGCTAACTTCGGTGGTGACCCTAATAAAGTAACCCTTGCAGGGTACAGTGCAGGTTCCACATCCGTGGATTTATTGATGCTCTCAAAGGCTGCAAAAGGTCTATTTCACCGTGTCATTCCTGAGAGTGGTGCAAACCTTGCAGCATTTGGAATGCAGAGGAATCCTTTAGAGGTCGCCAAAAGTCATGCCAAGACTCTACAGTTCACAAATGTTGAAGATATTTCTGCCCTGGAGCAGTTCTACAAGACAGCGTCGATGGAGCTGTTGACTGCAGACTCATTCCTTTTTAGACCTGattcaacatttttgtttggGCCATGTGTGGAACGTGATACAGAAGGAGCATTTCTAACGGAATCTCCTCTGACCATACTAAAGAACGGCGATTTTGAAAAGTTACCAATGCTATATGGTTTCGCGAACATGGAAGGTCTTTTCCGTATTGACATGTTTAACGTTTGGAAAGACAAGATGAATTCTAAGTTTGCTGAGTTTTTGCCAGCTGATTTAAAGTTTGAAACTGATGGAGCCAGAGAGGAGGTGATCGAATTAATAAAGAAGTTCTACTTTGGTGGGCAGCCTGTCAGCAATGACAATATTCTGAGATACGTGGACTATTTTTCGGATGTTCCATTTGTTTATCCTACGCTACGGTCTGCAAAGTTGCAAGTGGAGGCTGGTAACGATCAAGTATATCTGTATGAATACTCATTCGTAGATGAGAACGACAATGTAGTACCACACACTAACGTGCGAGGTGCTGACCACGTCGCTCAGACGGTGGCTCTAATGGATGGTGAAGATGAAAGTCTCGAACCGCAGGCATATCAGAATATGAGGAAGATAATCCGTGAAATATGGCACAACTTTATCATAACTGG AACACCCGTGCCAGCAGACTCGTCGCTGCCTGCGTGGCCTCCAGCACGCGCCGACAGGTCGCCGCACATGCGGCTTCTTGAGAAACCGGTGCTACAAGGGGTGCTGCTAGGAGAACGCGCTCAGTTTTGGGACGATATTTACGAAAAATACTACCTTGATGCAGTACCACCCGCGGCACCAAATACTGGCAATGACAACGACAACGACGGTGGCAACGGAGGCGAGGGTGACGGTGGCAATGGCGGTGAGGGTGACGGGGGCAACGGTGGCGAGGGTGACGGTGGCAATGGCGGCGAGGGCGACGGTGGCAATGGCGGCGAGGGTGACGGGGGCAACGGTGGCGAGGGCGACGGTGGCAACGGCGGCGAGGGTGACGGTGGCGAAGGCGACGGTGGCGAAGGTGACGGTGGCGAAGGCGACGGTGGCGAAGGTGACGGTGGCGACGGTGGCGAAGGCGACGGTGGCGAAG GCGACGGTGGCGAAGGCGACG GCGGCGAAGGCGACGGTGGCGACGGTGGCGAAGGTGACGGTGGCGACGGTGGCGAAGGCGACGGTGGCAACGACAGTGGCGACAACACCGACAGCGGCAGCGGTGACGACAACGGCAGCGGTGACGATGAAGACGATACCGACGCCGCCGATAGTGCGGGACACCGCGATCTAATTGGCTCTAAATTAATGATCCTAACTGTTGTGTTGTATTTTTCAAAGCTTTTATTAAATACGAATTAG